Proteins encoded together in one Pantoea sp. CCBC3-3-1 window:
- the ygbI gene encoding DNA-binding transcriptional repressor YgbI, which translates to MIPVERHQQILAMVAERGVVSFSELTERLGVSHMTIRRDVQKLEEQGALLSVSGGVRSAERLAAEPSHLTKTSLANAEKQAIGRYAAQHIPRNSCIYIDAGTTTLALARELLDRDDVLVVTNDFMVANLLMEASQCRVIHTGGTVCRENRSCVGESAARSLRNLAIDIAFISASCWGPRGLFTPDEEKVTVKQTVCEVSSRRVLLSDSSKYNKIATFLALPLDCFDTIITDTQLSNSARDALSGGNWQLMLAGTAITV; encoded by the coding sequence GTGATCCCGGTTGAACGACACCAACAAATCCTGGCAATGGTGGCCGAACGCGGCGTGGTGAGCTTTTCTGAACTGACAGAACGGCTTGGCGTATCGCATATGACGATCCGCCGCGACGTGCAGAAGCTGGAGGAGCAAGGCGCGCTGCTTTCGGTTTCGGGTGGCGTCCGCTCGGCGGAACGGTTGGCAGCAGAGCCTTCACATCTGACCAAAACCTCGCTGGCGAATGCTGAAAAACAGGCGATTGGCCGCTACGCCGCGCAGCATATTCCGCGTAACAGCTGCATCTATATTGACGCCGGGACGACCACGCTGGCGCTGGCCCGTGAGCTGCTGGATCGGGATGATGTGCTGGTTGTGACCAATGATTTTATGGTGGCCAACCTGTTAATGGAGGCCAGCCAGTGCCGGGTCATCCATACCGGCGGTACGGTTTGCCGTGAGAATCGATCGTGTGTCGGGGAGAGCGCGGCACGCAGCCTGCGCAATCTGGCCATTGATATCGCTTTTATCTCGGCATCCTGCTGGGGACCGCGTGGGTTGTTCACACCCGATGAGGAGAAAGTGACGGTAAAACAGACGGTCTGCGAGGTCAGCAGCAGGCGCGTTTTACTGAGCGACAGCTCAAAATATAACAAAATCGCCACTTTTCTTGCCCTGCCGCTTGACTGTTTCGACACCATTATCACCGATACGCAGTTGAGTAACAGCGCGCGTGACGCCCTGAGTGGCGGAAACTGGCAGCTGATGCTGGCCGGGACAGCCATCACTGTTTAG
- the citX gene encoding citrate lyase holo-[acyl-carrier protein] synthase — protein sequence MYLFPDKASHHVVSIPELLASRDARQARQNAWLAGYRVPLISFTVVAPGPVKDSVLTRRIFNHGVLALHTLAKRSGWVIREQAALATASGPEALFAINTPARRIKLATIQLEQQHPLGRLWDIDVLSADGGILSRRDFSLTARRCLLCSQSAAECGRARTHTLTDLLIRMEDLLDDADRHAQY from the coding sequence ATGTACCTGTTCCCTGATAAAGCCAGCCACCATGTTGTTTCGATCCCAGAGCTGCTCGCCAGCCGCGATGCGCGACAGGCCAGGCAAAATGCATGGCTGGCGGGCTATCGCGTACCGCTGATCTCGTTCACCGTGGTGGCGCCCGGCCCGGTTAAAGACAGCGTATTAACCCGCAGGATTTTTAATCACGGCGTGCTTGCGTTGCATACCCTGGCAAAACGGTCGGGCTGGGTTATCAGAGAACAGGCGGCGCTTGCCACCGCCAGCGGGCCGGAAGCGCTGTTTGCCATCAATACCCCGGCACGCAGGATCAAGCTGGCCACCATTCAGCTTGAACAGCAGCATCCACTCGGCCGGTTATGGGATATCGATGTGCTGAGCGCGGACGGCGGGATCCTCTCCCGCCGCGATTTCTCTCTTACAGCACGACGCTGCCTTCTGTGTTCACAGAGCGCGGCGGAATGCGGCCGTGCACGCACCCACACGCTGACCGATTTACTGATTCGTATGGAGGATTTGCTGGATGATGCCGATCGCCACGCGCAATACTGA
- the citF gene encoding citrate lyase subunit alpha, producing MTQTTEHSQHATRAAAWLRRAEKDLAAYQNAPKQTRPRDNKLCASLEEAIRRSGLRDGMTLSFHHAFRGGDLTLNLVMEAVARAGLKDLTLASSSLSDCHEPLIEHIRHGVISRIYTSGLRGPLAEEISRGLLNEPVQIHSHGGRVQLIESGELNIDVAFLGVPSCDPAGNANGFTGSANCGSLGYARVDAGYATQVVLLTETLLPYPHHPASIAQDQVDLIVQVDRVGDSDKIGADATRMTSNPRELLIARSAAEVIARSGYFNDGFSIQTGSGGASLAVTRFLEDKMRRRGICADFALGGITASIVDLHEKGLIRKLLDVQSFDRCAAESLARNPNHIEISANQYANLNSKGASVDRLDVVVLSALEIDTGFNVNVLTGSDGVLRGASGGHCDTAAAAALSIIVAPLVRGRIPTLVDEVTTCVTPGSSIDILVTDHGIAVNPSRQELAKRLQEAGMKIVPVEWLRERAQLLTGQPHAVEFTGRVIAVVRYRDGSVIDVVHQVKE from the coding sequence ATGACGCAGACAACTGAACACTCTCAACATGCCACACGCGCTGCGGCCTGGCTCCGCCGTGCTGAAAAAGATCTGGCCGCTTATCAGAACGCCCCGAAACAGACCCGCCCGCGCGACAACAAACTGTGTGCCAGCCTGGAAGAGGCGATTCGCCGTTCCGGCTTGCGGGACGGGATGACGCTTTCGTTCCATCACGCTTTTCGCGGCGGCGATCTGACGCTCAATTTAGTGATGGAAGCCGTTGCCCGCGCCGGTCTGAAAGATCTGACCCTCGCCTCCAGCTCTCTGAGCGACTGCCACGAACCGTTAATTGAGCATATTCGTCACGGCGTAATCAGCCGCATTTACACCTCCGGTCTGCGCGGCCCGCTGGCGGAAGAAATTTCCCGTGGGTTACTCAATGAGCCGGTACAGATCCATTCTCACGGTGGCCGCGTGCAGCTGATTGAAAGTGGCGAGCTGAATATTGATGTGGCGTTTCTGGGTGTGCCATCGTGCGATCCCGCCGGGAACGCCAACGGGTTTACCGGCAGCGCAAACTGTGGGTCACTGGGCTATGCCCGGGTCGATGCCGGGTACGCCACACAGGTTGTACTGCTGACCGAAACGCTGCTGCCCTATCCGCATCATCCTGCCAGCATTGCTCAGGACCAGGTGGATTTGATCGTTCAGGTCGATCGGGTTGGCGACAGCGACAAAATCGGCGCGGATGCCACCCGCATGACCTCCAACCCGCGCGAGCTGCTGATCGCCCGCAGCGCGGCAGAAGTGATTGCCCGTTCCGGCTACTTTAACGACGGTTTTTCGATCCAGACCGGTTCCGGCGGCGCGTCACTGGCCGTCACCCGTTTTCTGGAAGACAAGATGCGTCGTCGCGGGATTTGTGCTGATTTCGCGCTCGGCGGCATCACCGCCAGCATTGTCGATCTGCATGAAAAAGGGCTGATCCGCAAGCTGCTGGACGTGCAGAGTTTCGATCGCTGCGCGGCAGAATCACTGGCCCGCAACCCAAATCATATCGAAATCAGCGCCAACCAGTATGCCAATTTGAATTCCAAAGGGGCCTCTGTCGATCGTCTCGATGTGGTGGTGTTAAGCGCACTGGAAATCGATACCGGTTTTAACGTCAACGTGCTGACCGGCTCCGATGGCGTGTTGCGTGGCGCTTCCGGCGGCCATTGTGATACGGCTGCCGCCGCGGCGCTTTCGATTATCGTCGCGCCGCTGGTCCGGGGCCGCATTCCAACACTGGTTGATGAAGTGACGACCTGTGTCACGCCGGGTTCAAGTATCGATATCCTTGTGACCGATCACGGTATCGCGGTGAATCCTTCGCGTCAGGAACTGGCTAAACGCTTGCAGGAGGCGGGCATGAAAATCGTCCCTGTTGAATGGCTACGCGAGCGGGCGCAGCTGCTCACGGGCCAGCCGCATGCGGTTGAATTTACCGGGCGTGTGATTGCCGTGGTGCGTTACCGCGACGGTTCGGTGATCGATGTTGTTCATCAGGTGAAAGAATAA
- the citE gene encoding citrate (pro-3S)-lyase subunit beta, translating to MISASLLQRKARTRRSMLFVPGANAAMVSNAFIYPADALMFDLEDSVALREKDAARRLVYHALQHPLYRDVETIVRVNALDSEWGIDDLEAVVRGGCDIVRLPKTDTAQDVTEIEKEILRIEKACGREPGSTGLLAAIESAQGITQAVNIANASPRLIGIALGAEDYVRNLRTERSPDGIELLFARSSILQAARATGIQAFDTVYSDANNEAGFLHEAAHIKQLGFDGKSLINPRQIELLHNLYAPTQKEVEHASQVVEAAEAAAREGRGVVSLNGKMVDSPVIERARLVLSRAALSGIREE from the coding sequence GTGATTTCTGCCTCCCTGCTCCAGCGCAAAGCCCGCACCCGCCGCAGTATGCTGTTCGTGCCGGGCGCGAATGCCGCCATGGTCAGCAATGCGTTTATCTACCCTGCGGACGCGCTGATGTTCGACCTGGAAGACTCCGTTGCCCTCAGAGAAAAAGATGCGGCCCGCCGGCTGGTTTATCACGCCTTACAACATCCGCTTTACCGCGATGTGGAAACCATTGTTCGCGTTAACGCGCTCGATTCCGAATGGGGTATCGACGACCTGGAAGCGGTAGTGCGCGGCGGCTGCGATATCGTGCGCTTGCCGAAAACGGATACCGCGCAGGACGTAACTGAGATTGAAAAAGAGATCCTGAGAATTGAAAAAGCCTGCGGTCGCGAACCCGGCAGCACCGGTTTGCTGGCGGCGATTGAGTCCGCGCAGGGCATTACTCAGGCCGTTAATATTGCTAACGCGTCGCCCCGCCTGATCGGCATCGCGTTAGGTGCAGAAGATTACGTACGCAATCTGCGCACCGAACGTTCTCCCGACGGCATCGAACTGCTGTTCGCCCGCTCCTCCATTCTTCAGGCCGCTCGCGCCACAGGAATTCAGGCATTCGATACCGTCTATTCCGATGCCAACAACGAAGCGGGCTTTCTGCATGAGGCCGCCCACATCAAGCAGCTGGGCTTTGATGGCAAATCGCTGATCAACCCGCGTCAGATTGAGCTGCTGCATAACCTCTACGCGCCCACGCAGAAAGAAGTTGAACACGCAAGCCAGGTGGTGGAAGCCGCTGAAGCTGCGGCCCGCGAAGGCCGTGGCGTGGTCTCACTTAACGGCAAAATGGTCGACAGCCCGGTTATCGAACGTGCCCGGCTGGTCCTTTCCCGCGCCGCACTATCAGGCATTCGTGAAGAATAA
- a CDS encoding peptidoglycan recognition family protein encodes MLFIDKNGLIDAERITVKRFSSIERGELKKVNGIVVHQTNASTSGSTFNSYQNKGANGAHFLIDKDGTIYQTASLYKVTWHVGKIQSRCFLTARCKPAEFKRIATLEKSWVNATEISRIEHKKSFPSRFPVNSDSIGIEIVGKSNAADSKEPVYEPVNDMQNESLKWLIQELSDMLNVPMTEVYRHPEIGRKNTTEASTAKW; translated from the coding sequence ATGTTATTTATAGATAAAAATGGTTTAATCGATGCAGAGCGTATTACCGTCAAAAGATTTTCTTCGATAGAGCGCGGAGAACTTAAAAAAGTAAATGGAATTGTTGTGCATCAGACAAACGCCTCAACGAGTGGTAGCACATTTAATAGTTATCAAAATAAAGGCGCTAATGGCGCACATTTTTTGATAGACAAAGACGGAACTATCTATCAGACGGCCTCACTGTATAAAGTGACATGGCATGTTGGGAAAATTCAGTCCCGATGTTTTTTGACGGCCAGGTGTAAACCAGCGGAGTTTAAAAGGATCGCAACACTGGAGAAATCCTGGGTTAATGCAACTGAAATATCCAGAATTGAACACAAAAAATCATTTCCCAGTCGGTTTCCTGTAAACAGTGACAGTATCGGCATTGAAATTGTCGGTAAGTCAAATGCCGCTGACAGCAAAGAACCTGTATATGAACCCGTTAACGATATGCAAAACGAATCACTGAAATGGTTGATACAAGAACTTAGTGACATGCTTAACGTTCCAATGACCGAGGTATACCGCCATCCTGAAATAGGCAGAAAAAACACAACGGAGGCAAGTACAGCAAAATGGTAA
- the otnK gene encoding 3-oxo-tetronate kinase yields MTRLGVIADDFTGATDIASFLVQNGLSTLQFNGVPQQHDAPTTQAIVISLKTRSCGIEQAVQQSLAALKWLQEQGCDRFYFKYCSTFDSTEKGNIGPVTDALLAELGETQTAICPALPVNGRTVYLGHLFVGEQLLSDSGMRHHPVTPMTDSNLLRLMEKQATGKAGLISAAVLDQGARAVAKKLAELKSQGVNYVVLDTLNEQHLLTQGEALADMRLVTGGSGLAIGLARQWATGNGARGEAEAAGRPQGERAVVISGSCSQMTNKQVNAYRQQAPSQEVDVARCLDLDKAGDYAQQLCDWVAANSDQPLAPLLYATADAQALQAIQQQYGAQRSSEAVENLFAAVTRELKRRGWQRFIVAGGETSGVVAQSLDVTAFHIGPSVSPGVPWVRDIDQPLSLVLKSGNFGDEQFFRRAQTEFSL; encoded by the coding sequence ATGACTCGCCTGGGCGTCATTGCCGATGATTTTACCGGCGCAACCGACATCGCCAGCTTTCTGGTGCAAAACGGTCTCTCTACCCTTCAGTTCAACGGCGTGCCGCAGCAGCACGATGCGCCCACCACGCAGGCGATTGTCATCAGTTTAAAAACCCGCTCCTGTGGTATTGAGCAGGCCGTGCAGCAGTCGCTGGCCGCGCTGAAATGGCTCCAGGAGCAGGGCTGCGACCGCTTTTACTTCAAATATTGCTCGACCTTCGACAGCACGGAAAAAGGCAATATTGGCCCGGTAACTGATGCCCTGCTGGCCGAGCTGGGTGAAACGCAAACGGCGATCTGCCCGGCGCTGCCGGTAAATGGCCGTACTGTCTATCTTGGACACCTGTTTGTCGGCGAGCAGTTGCTGTCCGATTCCGGCATGCGGCACCATCCGGTTACGCCGATGACCGACAGCAACCTGCTGCGTTTAATGGAAAAGCAGGCAACGGGCAAAGCCGGGCTGATTAGCGCTGCGGTGCTCGATCAGGGTGCCCGTGCGGTAGCGAAAAAGCTGGCTGAGCTGAAAAGCCAGGGCGTGAACTACGTGGTGCTGGATACGCTGAACGAACAGCATCTGCTGACGCAGGGCGAGGCGCTGGCTGATATGCGGCTGGTAACGGGCGGTTCCGGTCTGGCCATCGGACTGGCACGCCAGTGGGCAACGGGCAATGGCGCTCGCGGTGAGGCCGAAGCGGCGGGGCGTCCACAAGGCGAACGCGCGGTGGTGATTTCCGGTTCCTGTTCGCAGATGACCAATAAACAGGTTAATGCCTATCGTCAGCAGGCACCTTCTCAGGAAGTTGACGTCGCACGCTGTCTGGATCTCGATAAGGCAGGCGACTATGCACAACAGCTGTGCGACTGGGTCGCGGCCAACAGCGACCAGCCGCTGGCACCGTTGCTTTACGCCACGGCTGATGCGCAGGCGTTGCAGGCAATTCAGCAACAGTATGGCGCGCAGCGCAGTAGCGAAGCGGTCGAAAATCTGTTTGCCGCCGTGACCCGGGAGCTGAAGCGTCGTGGCTGGCAGCGTTTCATTGTGGCGGGCGGCGAAACCTCTGGCGTGGTGGCGCAGAGCCTCGACGTGACCGCTTTCCATATTGGCCCCTCGGTTTCACCCGGCGTCCCCTGGGTACGCGATATCGACCAGCCGCTGTCGCTGGTCCTTAAATCAGGCAATTTTGGCGATGAACAGTTCTTCCGCCGCGCACAAACGGAGTTTTCTTTATGA
- a CDS encoding aldolase — MTEQQARQEMVTLGASFFARGYATGSAGNLSLRLEDGMLLATPTGSCLGELNGERLSKVTLEGEWLSGDKPSKEIAFHRALYQNDPSCKAVVHLHSHYLTAFSCLEGLDPHNCIRPFTPYVVMRVGDVPVVPYYKPGDQRLAEDLAGLAGRYRAFLLANHGSVVVGKSLREAADNTEELEETARLIFTLGDRAIRYLNDDEVAALRSR, encoded by the coding sequence ATGACTGAACAGCAGGCACGCCAGGAGATGGTCACGCTGGGCGCCTCCTTCTTCGCGCGCGGTTACGCAACCGGCTCCGCAGGCAATCTTTCTTTGCGCCTTGAAGACGGCATGCTGCTGGCCACGCCGACCGGCTCCTGTCTGGGCGAGCTGAATGGCGAGCGGCTTTCTAAAGTGACGCTGGAGGGCGAATGGCTCTCCGGCGACAAGCCTTCAAAAGAGATTGCTTTTCATCGGGCGCTTTATCAGAACGATCCCAGCTGTAAAGCGGTAGTGCATCTTCACAGCCATTACCTGACGGCGTTCTCCTGCCTTGAAGGGCTGGATCCGCACAACTGTATTCGTCCGTTCACGCCTTACGTTGTTATGCGCGTGGGCGACGTGCCGGTGGTGCCTTACTACAAGCCGGGCGACCAACGCCTGGCGGAAGATTTAGCCGGGCTGGCAGGACGGTATCGTGCGTTTTTACTCGCCAACCACGGCTCCGTCGTAGTGGGAAAATCGTTGCGCGAAGCGGCTGACAATACCGAAGAGCTGGAAGAGACGGCGCGCCTTATTTTTACCCTGGGCGACCGCGCCATCAGATACCTGAATGATGATGAAGTTGCCGCGTTAAGGAGCCGATAA
- a CDS encoding GntP family transporter yields MSTALLLAIATASIVILLLLVIKAKVHPFVALLIVSLLVAFATGIPSEKIMEIIMSGMGGLLGHIAIIIVLGAMLGAVIEASGGAESLAQRFSKTLGIKRTVAALTMAAFILGIPVFFEVGFIIVIPLIYGFTKVARVSPMKFGLPMAGVMLTVHVALPTHPGPAAAAGILHSDMGWLMMLGIAISIPVGVVGYFVAKAMNRRRYQLSVEVLENLQMAKPEGVEKKNEPAPPGALMISGLIVVPIALIVLGTLAHSLLAEESMLRKVMMVIGTPPIALLIALALAAWLLGLRRGWSKDKLEDLTGRAIPGSASVILVAGAGGAFGKVLVESGVGKALATTLETLHLPLVPAAFILSLALRASQGSATVAILTTSGLLTTAVGGANEMERVLVTLAACFGGLGLSHVNDAGFWVVTRYLGLSVPDGLKTWTVLTTIMGLSGFVLTWLVWALV; encoded by the coding sequence ATGTCCACCGCCTTGCTGTTAGCTATCGCGACCGCCAGCATTGTTATTCTGCTGCTGCTGGTCATTAAAGCCAAAGTTCATCCGTTTGTGGCCCTGCTGATTGTCAGCCTGCTGGTTGCTTTTGCCACCGGCATTCCGTCCGAAAAAATTATGGAAATCATCATGAGCGGCATGGGCGGGCTGCTCGGTCATATCGCTATTATCATTGTGCTGGGGGCGATGCTCGGCGCGGTGATCGAGGCCTCGGGCGGCGCTGAATCGCTGGCCCAGCGCTTTAGCAAAACGCTGGGCATCAAGCGTACCGTCGCGGCACTGACCATGGCGGCGTTTATTCTGGGAATTCCGGTCTTTTTCGAGGTCGGCTTTATTATTGTTATCCCACTGATTTATGGCTTTACCAAAGTTGCCCGCGTCTCGCCAATGAAGTTTGGTCTGCCGATGGCGGGCGTGATGCTGACGGTGCATGTGGCGTTGCCGACGCATCCCGGGCCAGCGGCGGCGGCGGGGATCCTGCACAGCGATATGGGCTGGCTGATGATGCTGGGGATCGCCATTTCGATTCCGGTTGGCGTGGTGGGCTACTTTGTGGCAAAAGCGATGAATCGCCGTCGCTATCAGCTTTCGGTAGAAGTGCTGGAAAATTTGCAAATGGCAAAACCGGAAGGCGTAGAGAAGAAAAATGAACCGGCTCCGCCCGGCGCGCTGATGATCTCCGGGCTGATTGTCGTCCCCATTGCGTTAATTGTGCTCGGCACGCTGGCACATTCGCTGCTGGCAGAAGAGAGCATGCTGCGTAAAGTGATGATGGTTATTGGCACGCCGCCGATTGCCCTGTTAATCGCGCTCGCGCTGGCTGCATGGTTGCTGGGTCTGCGTCGTGGCTGGAGTAAAGATAAGCTGGAGGATCTGACCGGTCGCGCCATCCCCGGTTCGGCCAGCGTGATCCTGGTGGCCGGTGCCGGTGGTGCATTCGGCAAGGTGCTGGTGGAATCCGGCGTGGGCAAAGCGCTGGCAACCACGCTGGAAACGCTGCATTTGCCGCTGGTGCCGGCCGCGTTTATTCTGTCGCTGGCGCTGCGGGCATCACAGGGTTCCGCCACCGTGGCGATCCTGACAACCAGCGGGCTGCTGACCACGGCGGTCGGCGGTGCAAATGAGATGGAAAGGGTGCTGGTAACGCTGGCGGCCTGTTTTGGCGGGTTGGGGTTGTCACATGTTAACGATGCGGGCTTTTGGGTGGTAACGCGTTATCTGGGCCTGTCGGTGCCGGATGGCCTGAAGACGTGGACCGTACTGACCACCATTATGGGCCTGAGCGGTTTTGTCCTCACCTGGCTGGTTTGGGCTCTGGTTTAA
- the citC gene encoding [citrate (pro-3S)-lyase] ligase → MLGNNVFTQVKRSEMHKMAEIKQFLKENDLSVDKTVEVFITVRRDDTLIACGGIAGNIIKCVAISESVRGEGLALSLATELINLAYEKHCTHLFIYTKTGYETLFKQCGFATITSVPGIMVLMENSKTRLKRYADSLARERREGKKIGCIVMNANPFTNGHRYVIQQAAAQCDWLHLFLVKEDTSRFPYEDRFDLVLKGTADIARLTVHRGSEYIISRATFPCYFIKEQSVIDHCYTEIDLKIFRQYLAPALGITHRFVGTEPFCTVTARYNHDMRHWLNTPDLSAPAIELVEIERLCFQETPISASWVRKLLVKKDFSAIAPLVPAVTLSYLQNMVGTHQTGAATRHALHALTGEK, encoded by the coding sequence ATGTTGGGTAATAACGTCTTCACGCAAGTAAAACGTTCAGAAATGCACAAGATGGCCGAAATAAAGCAATTTCTGAAAGAAAACGATCTTAGCGTGGATAAAACGGTCGAGGTTTTTATTACTGTCAGGCGTGACGATACGCTGATCGCCTGCGGGGGTATTGCCGGAAATATCATTAAATGCGTCGCCATCAGTGAATCGGTGCGCGGCGAAGGTTTGGCGTTATCGCTGGCCACAGAATTGATTAACCTCGCTTATGAAAAGCACTGCACGCATCTCTTCATCTACACCAAAACCGGTTATGAAACGCTTTTTAAGCAGTGCGGTTTTGCAACGATAACCTCCGTGCCGGGCATTATGGTGCTGATGGAAAACAGTAAGACGCGTCTGAAGCGCTATGCCGATTCGCTTGCCCGCGAGCGTCGGGAAGGGAAAAAAATTGGCTGTATCGTGATGAACGCTAACCCTTTCACCAACGGACACCGTTACGTGATCCAGCAGGCAGCGGCGCAGTGCGACTGGCTGCATCTGTTCCTGGTAAAAGAAGATACCTCGCGTTTCCCCTATGAAGACCGCTTTGATTTAGTGCTGAAAGGCACGGCGGATATCGCCAGATTAACGGTACACAGAGGGTCCGAATACATCATCTCCCGCGCCACCTTCCCCTGCTATTTTATTAAAGAACAGAGTGTTATTGACCACTGCTATACCGAAATCGATCTCAAGATCTTTCGGCAGTATCTTGCGCCCGCGCTGGGGATTACGCACCGCTTTGTCGGCACCGAGCCGTTTTGCACCGTAACTGCCCGCTATAACCACGATATGCGTCACTGGCTGAACACGCCCGACCTTTCCGCGCCCGCCATTGAACTGGTGGAAATTGAGCGGCTTTGTTTCCAGGAAACGCCGATTTCTGCCTCATGGGTGCGCAAGCTGCTGGTCAAAAAAGATTTTTCGGCTATCGCGCCGCTGGTGCCAGCCGTCACGCTGAGCTACCTGCAAAACATGGTTGGCACCCATCAGACCGGTGCCGCAACCCGCCACGCTTTACACGCATTAACAGGTGAAAAATGA
- the otnI gene encoding 2-oxo-tetronate isomerase, translated as MPKFAANLSTQFTEVPFLSRFAAAAAAGFEAVEFLFPYDYPAAQLKQLLDDNHLKLVLFNTAARNVQAGEWGVSAIPGREADARADIDNALAYAVALEVPQVHIMASVVQEGMDRDACVETLISNIHYAADRFAPHGINILLEALSPKIKPNYLYSSQYQTLDVMARIDRPNVFTQLDLFHAQLVDGNLSQLIRANRGRYRHVQIASAPDRHEPDEGEINYPWLFSLLDEVGYDGWVGCEYIPRHSTLEGLGWFQPWAKKP; from the coding sequence ATGCCAAAATTTGCCGCTAATTTGTCCACGCAGTTTACCGAAGTGCCTTTTTTATCGCGCTTTGCCGCGGCGGCCGCCGCCGGATTTGAAGCCGTGGAGTTTCTGTTTCCTTATGACTATCCGGCCGCGCAGCTAAAACAGCTGCTGGACGATAATCATCTCAAACTGGTGCTGTTTAATACCGCAGCCAGGAACGTGCAGGCAGGAGAATGGGGCGTGTCGGCGATCCCCGGTCGTGAAGCGGACGCCCGGGCCGATATTGACAATGCGCTGGCTTACGCCGTGGCGCTGGAGGTGCCGCAGGTACATATCATGGCTTCCGTGGTGCAGGAAGGGATGGACCGCGATGCCTGCGTTGAAACGCTCATCAGCAATATCCACTATGCGGCAGATCGCTTTGCACCACACGGCATCAACATTTTGCTGGAAGCGCTAAGCCCGAAGATTAAACCAAACTACCTCTATTCAAGTCAGTATCAGACGCTGGACGTCATGGCGCGTATCGACCGGCCAAACGTTTTTACCCAGCTCGATCTGTTCCATGCCCAGCTGGTTGACGGCAATCTGAGCCAGCTGATCCGTGCTAATCGGGGCCGCTACCGCCACGTGCAGATCGCCTCTGCGCCGGACCGGCACGAACCGGACGAGGGTGAAATCAACTATCCGTGGCTGTTTAGCCTGCTGGATGAAGTGGGCTACGACGGCTGGGTCGGCTGCGAATATATTCCGCGTCATTCGACGCTGGAAGGCCTCGGCTGGTTCCAGCCCTGGGCGAAAAAGCCCTGA
- the ltnD gene encoding L-threonate dehydrogenase, with translation MGMGAATSCIRAGLNTWGVDLNPAALETLRQAGAQDAQSSADSFVERLEAVLLLVVNAAQVNSILFGDNGLAAKLKPGTVVMVSSTISAQDAQQIEQKLTAHQLLMLDAPVSGGAAKAATGDMTVMASGSDAAFERLQPVLEAIAAKVYRIGSEIGQGSTVKIIHQLLAGVHIAVGAEAMAMASRAGIPLETMYDVVTNAAGNSWMFENRMRHVVDGDYSPKSAVDIFVKDLNLVAETAKSLHFPLPLASTALNMFTEASNAGYGREDDSAVIKIFSGITLPHGKEGV, from the coding sequence ATGGGAATGGGCGCAGCGACGTCATGTATTCGTGCAGGTCTGAACACCTGGGGTGTCGATCTCAATCCTGCCGCGCTGGAAACGCTGCGTCAGGCTGGCGCACAGGATGCGCAGAGCTCGGCCGACAGTTTTGTCGAACGACTTGAAGCCGTGCTGCTGCTGGTGGTCAACGCCGCGCAGGTCAACAGCATTCTGTTTGGCGACAACGGGCTGGCAGCAAAACTGAAGCCGGGCACGGTGGTGATGGTTTCTTCCACTATTTCCGCTCAGGACGCTCAGCAGATTGAACAGAAGCTTACCGCTCATCAGTTGCTGATGCTGGATGCGCCGGTATCCGGCGGCGCGGCAAAAGCGGCCACCGGCGACATGACGGTGATGGCGTCCGGCAGCGATGCTGCTTTTGAACGGCTTCAGCCGGTTCTCGAGGCGATTGCTGCGAAGGTCTACCGCATCGGTAGCGAAATCGGCCAGGGCTCAACGGTGAAGATTATCCACCAGCTGCTCGCTGGCGTGCATATCGCCGTGGGGGCGGAAGCGATGGCGATGGCTTCACGCGCCGGTATCCCGCTTGAAACAATGTATGACGTTGTCACCAACGCGGCCGGAAACTCCTGGATGTTTGAGAATCGCATGCGCCATGTGGTGGACGGCGACTACAGCCCGAAATCCGCCGTCGATATCTTTGTTAAGGATCTTAACCTGGTGGCGGAAACCGCGAAATCGCTGCATTTCCCGCTGCCGCTGGCCTCTACCGCGCTGAATATGTTTACTGAAGCCAGCAACGCGGGCTATGGCCGTGAAGATGACAGCGCGGTGATTAAGATTTTCAGCGGTATCACGCTGCCACACGGCAAGGAGGGAGTATGA
- the citD gene encoding citrate lyase acyl carrier protein: MKITQAAVAGTLESGDVMIRIAPLNADIDLQINSSVEKQFGDAIRTTVLDVLARYDVKAAQLTIDDKGALDCILRARLETVLARSAGLNALPWEERP, from the coding sequence ATGAAGATAACTCAGGCCGCCGTCGCAGGCACACTTGAATCTGGCGACGTCATGATCCGCATCGCCCCGCTCAACGCGGATATTGACCTGCAAATCAACAGCAGCGTTGAGAAGCAGTTTGGTGACGCCATTCGCACCACCGTTCTGGATGTTCTTGCTCGCTATGACGTCAAAGCCGCGCAGCTCACGATTGATGATAAAGGGGCACTCGACTGCATCTTACGCGCCCGGCTGGAAACCGTCCTGGCACGTTCCGCAGGTCTTAACGCACTGCCTTGGGAGGAGCGCCCGTGA